One stretch of Methanothrix sp. DNA includes these proteins:
- a CDS encoding iron ABC transporter permease, with protein sequence MVAGRSKYRNLIYFFILISPFLAAGLSLFIGRYPIDPVDLFHIIISNLTGTEVRYPTAYRTVIFEVRLPRIILGLLVGASLSAAGATFQGIFRNPLVSPYILGISSGAAFGAALSIAIVPQFPVQISALLFSLIAVGFAYYIASSRGSTPVISLILSGVIVSAIFDSMLSIIQIAVNERALQSIVYWLMGSLGAASWSRVNSALPLAAAGMMIIFLLRWRLNVLALGDEEARGVGMNTDLYKALFVLAAALAASAVVSVVGIIGFVGLVVPHMIRMLFGPDHTHLIPLCMAFGATFMVLVDDIARAGMGFEVPVGVITTLIGAPFFAYLLRSTRSGGWE encoded by the coding sequence ATGGTTGCGGGTCGGTCGAAATACAGAAATCTAATTTATTTTTTTATTTTAATATCCCCTTTTCTGGCGGCTGGTCTATCGCTCTTCATAGGCAGATATCCCATAGATCCTGTGGATCTGTTTCATATTATTATATCCAATCTCACAGGCACTGAGGTGCGGTACCCAACGGCATACAGGACTGTCATCTTCGAGGTCCGTCTCCCGCGAATAATTCTCGGGCTGCTCGTTGGCGCTTCTCTATCTGCAGCAGGTGCGACCTTCCAGGGAATATTCAGAAATCCGCTTGTGAGCCCCTACATACTCGGCATCTCGTCAGGGGCAGCATTCGGCGCCGCGCTTTCGATAGCGATCGTGCCTCAGTTTCCTGTTCAGATATCAGCATTGCTATTCAGCCTCATAGCCGTCGGTTTTGCATACTACATAGCGAGCTCCCGGGGCAGCACACCGGTGATATCCCTCATCCTGTCCGGTGTTATAGTATCGGCGATCTTCGACTCAATGCTCTCGATAATCCAGATAGCAGTTAACGAACGGGCGTTGCAGAGCATAGTCTACTGGCTGATGGGCAGCCTTGGAGCCGCGAGCTGGTCCAGGGTAAACAGCGCGCTTCCGCTTGCAGCTGCTGGTATGATGATAATTTTTCTGCTGCGATGGAGGCTGAATGTCCTGGCACTTGGTGATGAGGAGGCCAGAGGTGTCGGCATGAACACGGATCTTTACAAGGCTCTCTTTGTTTTGGCCGCGGCACTTGCTGCTTCTGCAGTCGTCTCAGTCGTCGGGATAATCGGCTTCGTGGGGCTTGTTGTGCCGCACATGATCCGGATGTTATTCGGACCCGATCACACGCATCTGATTCCCCTATGCATGGCATTCGGAGCCACATTCATGGTGCTGGTGGACGACATCGCACGTGCTGGCATGGGCTTTGAGGTGCCCGTGGGCGTTATAACCACTCTTATAGGCGCGCCGTTCTTCGCATATCTCCTGAGAAGCACACGCAGCGGGGGATGGGAATGA
- a CDS encoding bifunctional hexulose-6-phosphate synthase/ribonuclease regulator — protein MDIRPILQVALDLLEIDRAVEIAREAIAGGADWIEAGTPLIKSEGMDAVRELRRSLPGVRIVADMKTIDTGAMEVEMAAKAGADIVALLAISDDSTIQDALRAARKYGVEIMVDLLSTPDPVKRAKELQDLGVDYICVHVGIDQQMIGKSTIDLLREVVQVVSIPVAAAGGIDASSGRDAIFYGASIVIVGGNITRSADVTGSARRIREAIDHVEGAGTSRRSLEEEMISIFREVSTPNITDAMHRKGAMRDILPIIPGTKIVGTAVTVQTFEGDWAKTVEAIDEAGPGKVIVIYNGSRHIAPWGGLATLSCMQKGVEGVVIDGAVRDVDEIRRLNYPVFASAIAPTAGEPKGMGEINVEIVCGGQVVRPGDYIVGDDCGVVVIPKERAYEIARRAKEVEKNESRLFEEIRRGRTLSEVAKLKKWEKL, from the coding sequence ATGGATATCAGGCCGATTCTGCAGGTTGCTCTGGATCTTCTCGAGATCGATCGGGCGGTTGAGATTGCCAGGGAGGCGATAGCGGGCGGAGCGGACTGGATCGAGGCGGGCACGCCGCTGATCAAGAGCGAGGGAATGGATGCTGTTCGCGAGCTCCGGCGCTCTCTCCCCGGCGTCAGGATTGTTGCTGACATGAAGACAATAGACACCGGCGCCATGGAGGTCGAGATGGCGGCGAAGGCCGGCGCAGATATCGTGGCGCTGCTTGCGATATCCGATGATTCGACCATACAGGACGCGCTCCGTGCCGCGAGGAAGTACGGAGTTGAGATAATGGTCGATCTCCTCTCCACACCGGATCCGGTGAAGCGTGCGAAGGAGCTTCAGGATCTCGGGGTGGACTACATCTGCGTGCATGTCGGCATAGATCAGCAGATGATCGGAAAGAGCACCATAGATCTCCTCAGGGAGGTCGTCCAGGTAGTCAGCATTCCGGTGGCTGCAGCCGGAGGCATAGATGCGTCCTCTGGAAGAGATGCGATCTTCTACGGTGCATCGATAGTGATAGTCGGAGGCAACATAACAAGATCTGCGGATGTCACAGGCTCTGCCCGGAGGATCAGAGAGGCGATAGACCATGTCGAGGGCGCTGGCACTTCCCGGAGGAGCCTGGAGGAGGAGATGATCTCCATATTCAGAGAGGTCTCCACGCCGAACATAACTGATGCGATGCACCGCAAGGGCGCGATGCGCGACATACTCCCGATAATTCCAGGAACTAAGATCGTGGGCACTGCGGTGACAGTTCAGACCTTCGAGGGCGACTGGGCGAAAACTGTGGAGGCAATAGATGAGGCCGGGCCGGGGAAGGTCATTGTAATCTACAACGGCAGCCGCCACATCGCGCCGTGGGGAGGGCTGGCGACGCTGAGCTGCATGCAGAAGGGTGTTGAGGGGGTCGTGATCGATGGAGCTGTCAGAGATGTGGACGAGATCCGCAGGCTCAATTATCCTGTGTTCGCAAGCGCCATAGCCCCCACTGCGGGAGAGCCGAAGGGAATGGGGGAGATAAATGTGGAGATCGTCTGCGGAGGGCAGGTTGTGCGTCCGGGGGATTACATCGTGGGGGATGACTGCGGTGTCGTGGTGATACCGAAGGAGAGGGCCTACGAGATCGCGAGAAGAGCTAAAGAGGTCGAGAAGAACGAGAGCAGACTCTTCGAGGAGATAAGAAGAGGGAGGACGCTGTCCGAGGTCGCAAAGCTGAAGAAATGGGAGAAGCTCTGA
- a CDS encoding fumarylacetoacetate hydrolase family protein: MIARFRYGDRVFNGDVDGDRIVSDGVSYELEEVKLLPPSVPTKVVCVGLNYLEHARELRMDLPDEPIIFLKPPSAVVGHDDEIILPEMSRRVDYEGELAVVISRRCRRISADEADDYILGYTCFNDVTARDLQQKDGQWTRSKSFDTFAPVGPWVAQMSVEDAEDLSISTRVNGETRQRSNTSDLIFGVAELVEFVSSIMTLEPGDVIATGTPPGVGRLESGDIVEVEIEGIGLLRNRAV; encoded by the coding sequence ATGATAGCACGTTTCAGATACGGAGATCGTGTGTTTAATGGAGATGTTGATGGTGACCGCATTGTATCAGACGGCGTTTCATACGAGCTGGAGGAGGTGAAGCTTCTCCCGCCATCAGTCCCCACAAAGGTTGTCTGCGTGGGTCTGAACTACCTGGAGCATGCGCGGGAGCTCAGGATGGATCTGCCAGATGAGCCGATCATCTTTTTAAAGCCGCCATCCGCTGTTGTGGGCCACGACGATGAGATAATCCTGCCGGAGATGAGCAGACGCGTCGACTACGAGGGCGAGCTTGCTGTTGTCATTTCCAGGAGGTGCAGGAGGATCTCCGCAGATGAAGCTGATGATTACATTCTGGGATACACATGCTTCAACGATGTCACAGCCCGCGATCTCCAGCAGAAGGACGGCCAGTGGACCAGGTCGAAGAGCTTCGATACATTCGCTCCTGTGGGGCCATGGGTGGCTCAGATGAGCGTTGAGGATGCGGAGGACCTCAGCATATCCACCAGGGTCAACGGGGAGACAAGACAGAGATCGAACACCTCTGACCTGATATTCGGGGTCGCAGAGCTGGTGGAGTTCGTGAGCTCCATAATGACGCTGGAGCCAGGAGATGTCATAGCAACAGGCACACCTCCAGGGGTTGGAAGGCTCGAGAGCGGCGACATCGTTGAGGTCGAGATAGAGGGGATAGGCCTGCTCAGGAACCGGGCAGTCTAA
- the dapF gene encoding diaminopimelate epimerase has protein sequence MNQLEFVKLHGNGNDFILIDELNRERIPEDAKSEASRILCHRNFGIGGDGVLFLVPSEKADIGMRLLQPDGSEAEMCGNGIRCLAKHAWESGYVGESFSVETLAGVIPIHVRMDGNRFWARVEMGIPRFERSEIPAEGEGLFLKVPIHGFEVSAVNTGVPHAVIFVDDLDLPVERMAPKIRHSSCFPEGANVNFVRHGDHLEVRTFERGVEAETLSCGTGSVAAAAVARRLGLVGDSVEVRTRGGPLLISFVGEKAFMEGPAVTVCRGVVSDEILQTLQ, from the coding sequence ATGAATCAGCTGGAGTTCGTGAAGCTTCATGGGAATGGGAATGATTTCATACTCATAGATGAGCTGAACAGGGAGAGGATACCGGAAGATGCGAAAAGCGAGGCTTCCAGGATTCTGTGCCATCGCAACTTCGGCATCGGCGGCGATGGTGTTCTCTTTCTGGTGCCCTCAGAAAAAGCGGATATCGGCATGCGTCTCCTCCAGCCGGATGGCTCTGAGGCTGAGATGTGTGGAAATGGTATACGCTGCCTAGCAAAGCACGCATGGGAGAGCGGTTATGTGGGGGAGAGCTTCTCTGTTGAGACGCTGGCTGGCGTGATACCAATCCATGTCAGAATGGATGGCAACAGATTCTGGGCGAGGGTTGAGATGGGCATCCCCAGATTCGAGCGCTCTGAGATTCCCGCTGAGGGCGAGGGGCTGTTTCTGAAGGTGCCGATCCACGGCTTCGAGGTATCTGCGGTGAACACAGGCGTCCCGCACGCTGTGATATTCGTCGATGATCTCGATCTTCCTGTGGAGCGGATGGCCCCAAAGATCAGACACAGCTCATGCTTCCCGGAGGGGGCGAATGTGAACTTTGTCAGGCACGGGGATCATCTGGAGGTCAGAACGTTCGAGCGCGGGGTCGAGGCCGAGACGTTATCATGCGGCACGGGCTCTGTGGCAGCAGCTGCAGTCGCCCGCAGGCTCGGCCTTGTGGGTGACTCGGTCGAGGTCAGAACCAGAGGCGGGCCCCTGCTGATCTCGTTTGTGGGAGAGAAAGCCTTCATGGAGGGCCCAGCTGTGACCGTGTGCAGGGGCGTTGTCTCCGATGAGATTCTGCAGACGCTGCAGTAG
- a CDS encoding rhodanese-like domain-containing protein has translation MRLITSVLILLLLPALFGALAGTEDGSFCPTCPDWTNLDGWYRQKEAYSQSQLPPALRTAQQNETLQVKSAEKRYEVEEIAADAGDLAGAVPVDSRSPEEYAAGHIPGARNIWWRSVRSGESINASALVEALRENGVNTTDRIVVYGEEGDASYLFWALEYIGHRNVSLLNGGVDAWAKTGRALVRNSPSMPRSDYSGIISEDLLIKPEDLEDVIGAAQIIDTRESFADFGRSRIQGAIQIPISTVIADNSVRDAASLESIFSGRGLDRGRLQIVYGDMPDASIMYYCLRLMGYRAALMDGNWRASGAVVGNIR, from the coding sequence ATGCGTCTGATCACATCGGTTCTCATCCTGCTCCTCCTCCCAGCGCTCTTCGGCGCTCTGGCTGGCACAGAGGACGGCTCGTTCTGCCCGACATGCCCTGACTGGACGAACCTTGATGGATGGTACAGGCAGAAGGAGGCGTACTCGCAATCGCAGCTTCCTCCCGCGCTCAGGACTGCGCAGCAGAACGAGACGCTTCAGGTCAAGAGCGCAGAGAAGAGATACGAGGTGGAGGAGATCGCAGCAGATGCTGGGGATCTTGCAGGTGCTGTGCCCGTCGATTCCCGCTCGCCTGAGGAGTATGCAGCGGGCCATATACCCGGGGCCAGGAACATCTGGTGGAGATCTGTGAGATCTGGAGAGAGCATAAACGCATCCGCGCTCGTCGAGGCCTTGAGGGAGAACGGCGTGAACACCACAGACAGAATCGTGGTTTACGGAGAGGAAGGCGATGCATCATACCTCTTCTGGGCTCTGGAGTACATCGGGCACAGAAACGTCAGCCTGCTGAATGGCGGAGTTGACGCATGGGCGAAAACAGGCAGAGCACTGGTGCGGAACTCCCCATCGATGCCTCGATCCGACTACAGCGGGATTATCAGTGAGGATCTCCTCATAAAGCCAGAGGATCTCGAGGATGTGATCGGTGCCGCTCAGATCATAGACACGCGGGAGAGCTTTGCAGACTTCGGCAGATCCAGGATCCAGGGGGCTATACAGATACCGATCTCAACGGTGATCGCAGACAATAGCGTCAGGGACGCGGCATCACTGGAATCGATATTCTCAGGCCGCGGCCTTGACAGAGGAAGATTGCAGATCGTGTACGGGGATATGCCGGATGCGAGCATCATGTACTACTGCCTGAGGCTGATGGGCTACAGGGCCGCGCTTATGGACGGCAACTGGAGGGCATCCGGCGCGGTCGTGGGCAACATCAGATGA
- a CDS encoding winged helix-turn-helix transcriptional regulator — translation MLAAIMVDAMSYKEKILRAIQDSKDGLTTVEVARQAGVSKTTVIKYLSVLRSEGKCEYVEVGPSKLWRAVTPKKEICKRDIEPCEVESVSIKPPDDSGMVSISFRVRADQLSALLKQIQSIEGRC, via the coding sequence ATGCTCGCCGCGATCATGGTGGATGCGATGTCCTATAAAGAGAAGATACTCAGGGCGATTCAGGACTCCAAGGATGGTCTGACAACGGTAGAGGTGGCCAGGCAGGCTGGGGTGAGCAAGACGACAGTCATAAAATACCTCTCCGTTCTCAGATCTGAGGGAAAGTGTGAGTACGTGGAGGTCGGCCCCTCGAAACTCTGGCGCGCTGTGACCCCCAAAAAAGAGATATGCAAGCGCGATATAGAGCCATGTGAGGTGGAATCTGTCTCGATCAAACCACCGGACGATAGCGGGATGGTCTCCATCTCATTCAGGGTCAGGGCTGATCAGCTTTCTGCGCTTCTCAAACAGATACAGTCTATAGAGGGCAGGTGCTGA
- a CDS encoding dihydroorotate dehydrogenase produces MSSLSGDVGGLRLENPLILAAGILGTTGASMRRVALEGAGAVVTKSIGVEPRDGHPGPTVVRLGVGLINAMGLPNPSYRSFQDEIDIAREGGVPVVASIFGSSPEEFAEIASALDVDGFELNLSCPHAEGYGMEIGCDPANVEEITRAVRRAVNVPVWVKLTPNVTDIRVLGIAAQRGGANAVVAINTLKAMAIDVESGYPILGNVIGGLSGPAIKPVALRCVYELSGVLEIPVIGVGGVSCWQDAVEMIMAGAAGVQIGTALMGGLEVIRDITSGIIRFLDRKGWSLEEIRGIARRRGSTAPSKEYPLSASSTTSKSFDEVETHKEVP; encoded by the coding sequence ATGTCATCCCTCTCGGGAGATGTTGGCGGCCTGAGGCTTGAGAATCCTCTGATACTGGCGGCCGGCATTCTTGGAACTACAGGCGCATCAATGCGCAGGGTCGCGCTCGAAGGCGCAGGGGCTGTGGTGACAAAATCCATCGGAGTGGAGCCCAGGGACGGCCATCCCGGGCCGACAGTTGTCAGGCTGGGCGTCGGCCTCATAAACGCGATGGGCCTCCCGAATCCCTCATACAGATCGTTTCAGGATGAGATCGATATCGCGAGGGAGGGCGGGGTGCCTGTGGTCGCGAGCATCTTCGGCTCATCCCCGGAGGAGTTCGCAGAGATCGCCTCTGCTCTGGATGTAGACGGGTTCGAGCTGAACCTCTCGTGTCCGCATGCAGAGGGCTACGGGATGGAGATCGGCTGCGATCCCGCGAACGTCGAGGAGATCACGAGAGCTGTGAGGAGAGCTGTTAATGTTCCTGTATGGGTCAAGCTCACCCCCAATGTGACGGACATAAGGGTCCTCGGGATCGCGGCACAGCGCGGTGGTGCGAACGCAGTCGTCGCCATAAACACCCTGAAGGCGATGGCGATAGACGTCGAATCCGGATACCCGATACTGGGCAACGTGATCGGCGGTCTCTCGGGGCCGGCGATCAAGCCGGTCGCCCTTAGATGCGTGTACGAGCTCTCCGGCGTTCTTGAGATACCAGTCATCGGAGTCGGCGGCGTCTCATGCTGGCAGGATGCTGTTGAGATGATCATGGCCGGAGCAGCTGGCGTCCAGATCGGAACAGCGCTCATGGGCGGGCTTGAGGTCATAAGGGATATCACGAGTGGGATCATCAGGTTTCTCGATAGAAAGGGCTGGAGCCTGGAGGAGATACGGGGAATCGCGCGGAGGCGTGGATCGACTGCACCTTCGAAGGAATATCCCCTCTCAGCATCTTCGACTACGTCGAAGAGTTTCGACGAAGTCGAAACGCACAAGGAGGTTCCATGA
- a CDS encoding ABC transporter substrate-binding protein, with product MHKISVVAAFACLVLAVSAACCAEITIKDDLGREVKINSPSERVVFMMENALKTYYAVGDPENIVALKDDKWMRKLLEDIFPVIDPDFEKKLTVSMTGDRVDLESLARADPDLVVLWATTPDDVNIKAIEETLGVPVFAIFVRSIDDVLHQVDTMGAISDRMERAAEVKKIMHDYMNITTNVTSNIPESERPKVYWMWTDVLGTAGVNSGINDLIELAGGVNVMKFAENETAMTMEHPVVNLETLIKLNPDVIYMWYNENLDPEDILTGDDFKGWKDINAVKNGRVYEIRNPYLFDAFSPRMPLALLHVAMDLHPDKFRDVDMNRTIDDFHVDMWGVHYPSMEKA from the coding sequence ATGCATAAAATATCCGTGGTTGCAGCTTTTGCATGCCTTGTTCTGGCTGTATCTGCTGCATGCTGCGCGGAGATCACAATAAAAGACGATCTGGGCCGTGAGGTGAAGATCAACTCCCCGAGCGAGCGTGTGGTTTTCATGATGGAAAACGCGCTTAAGACGTACTATGCTGTGGGAGATCCTGAGAACATCGTGGCTCTGAAGGACGACAAATGGATGCGAAAGCTGCTTGAGGATATATTCCCGGTGATAGATCCTGACTTCGAGAAGAAGCTCACGGTCAGCATGACAGGCGATCGTGTCGATCTCGAATCCCTGGCCAGGGCAGATCCGGATCTTGTGGTTCTATGGGCAACCACCCCAGATGATGTAAACATCAAAGCGATCGAGGAGACGCTTGGTGTTCCGGTCTTTGCGATATTCGTCAGATCGATCGATGACGTGCTCCACCAGGTCGATACAATGGGGGCGATATCCGACAGAATGGAGCGGGCTGCGGAGGTTAAGAAGATAATGCACGATTATATGAACATAACAACTAATGTGACCAGCAACATCCCGGAGAGCGAGAGACCTAAGGTCTATTGGATGTGGACCGATGTTCTGGGGACAGCAGGCGTTAATAGCGGGATAAACGATCTCATAGAGCTCGCTGGTGGTGTCAATGTGATGAAGTTCGCTGAGAACGAGACCGCCATGACGATGGAGCATCCGGTAGTAAACCTGGAGACTCTGATAAAGCTCAATCCTGATGTGATATACATGTGGTACAACGAGAATCTCGATCCAGAGGATATACTGACTGGTGATGATTTCAAGGGATGGAAGGATATAAACGCTGTTAAGAACGGTCGGGTTTACGAGATCAGGAATCCGTATCTATTCGACGCGTTCTCCCCACGCATGCCTCTAGCGCTACTGCACGTGGCAATGGATCTCCATCCAGATAAGTTCAGGGATGTGGATATGAACAGGACCATCGATGACTTCCACGTGGACATGTGGGGAGTGCATTACCCGAGCATGGAGAAGGCATGA
- a CDS encoding dihydroorotate dehydrogenase electron transfer subunit: MRFRPANLVIKDVVRETASVSTIRFDRSLDPTPGQYIMVWVRGVDEIPMSFSAPDSITVHAVGDATRALCALRPGDSVGSRGPFGNGFRLTGERILLIGGGVGVAPLAFLGEDARARGVEVTSLIGFRCREDIIFLDRFRRLGDVILTTDDGSAGIEGRASAGLSEIDPEDYSQIYLCGPEMMMIDIIRRCREHASRIQASINRYFKCAVGICGSCCLDPDGIRVCVEGPVITGDRLLESEFGRYRRGPSGMRESCY; encoded by the coding sequence ATGAGGTTCAGGCCGGCGAATCTTGTTATAAAAGATGTGGTGCGTGAGACAGCATCTGTCAGCACTATACGCTTCGACAGATCGCTTGACCCCACACCGGGGCAGTATATCATGGTGTGGGTTAGGGGAGTGGACGAGATACCGATGAGCTTCTCCGCCCCGGACTCGATCACAGTGCACGCGGTGGGTGATGCAACAAGAGCTCTCTGCGCGCTCAGGCCGGGGGATAGCGTTGGCAGCAGGGGTCCGTTCGGAAATGGCTTCAGGCTCACCGGCGAGAGGATCCTGCTCATCGGTGGGGGTGTCGGGGTGGCTCCGCTCGCTTTTCTCGGGGAGGATGCCAGGGCGAGGGGGGTCGAGGTGACCTCCCTGATAGGGTTCAGATGCCGAGAAGACATCATATTTTTGGACAGGTTCAGGCGGCTTGGGGATGTGATACTCACCACAGACGATGGAAGTGCTGGAATCGAGGGGAGGGCCTCAGCAGGCCTGAGCGAGATCGATCCTGAGGATTACAGTCAGATATACCTCTGCGGCCCTGAGATGATGATGATCGATATAATAAGGAGATGCAGAGAGCACGCCTCGAGGATCCAGGCGAGCATCAACCGGTACTTCAAGTGCGCCGTGGGGATCTGTGGATCGTGCTGCCTCGATCCTGATGGGATAAGGGTGTGTGTTGAGGGGCCTGTGATCACAGGGGACAGGCTCCTCGAGAGCGAGTTCGGGAGGTACAGGCGCGGCCCATCCGGGATGAGGGAGAGCTGCTACTAG
- a CDS encoding putative cobaltochelatase produces MHHLKRRTIPFTSIVGQDLMKLALVLNAINPRIGGVLIRGDKGTAKSTAVRALADLLDEIPVVDGCPFNCNPFSEDEMCDICYQKSQNGDLQVLMRRMPVVDLPLGATEDRVVGSLDVERAIKEGIKALEPGILAAANRGILYIDEVNLLDDHVADVLLDAAAMGVNIVEREGVSVAHPSRFMLVGTMNPEEGEIRPQLLDRFGLQVNVEVISDVDLRVEIAKRAERFESDPEAFISEWSDEQNLLRERIRRAKQMLPGVVMDDSLLRLIARTCIEMGVRTHRAEIVTARTARTIAAFEGRNDVTEEDVRRAMILALPHRMRSKPFEPPSMAQEKLEQAISKHQEQKHQQKHQHEHHHEHHDTPQEESSEAPSEQPESTPDERVFEIGSPIDVRQLRNSLRRDRVLRRMPRGRRVSSLSMRRSGRYLRSKLPVDGKDIAFDATIRAAAPYQHLRERRFAVSILPQDIREKERVRKTSATVLFVVDASGSMGAMRRMESAKGAVLSLLMESYQKRDRIGMVAFRGNDADLLLPPCSSVDLALKRLSELPTGGRTPLSAGLSKALRVIQGELRKNREIRPMMVLISDGRANVSISGDPKREIVQLAEEARRLGVHTVVIDTEVVGSSFMEMRLGYCRDLAEAAGGRYYPITDITPESLSRIVEQEHLGLFQGS; encoded by the coding sequence ATGCATCATCTCAAGAGGCGCACGATTCCGTTCACATCAATCGTTGGCCAGGACCTGATGAAGCTGGCCCTTGTGCTCAATGCCATCAACCCGAGGATAGGCGGTGTTCTCATACGTGGAGACAAGGGCACCGCCAAATCGACTGCAGTTCGGGCCCTCGCAGATCTTCTCGATGAGATACCGGTCGTCGATGGCTGCCCGTTCAACTGCAACCCATTCAGCGAGGATGAGATGTGCGATATCTGCTATCAGAAGAGCCAGAATGGCGATCTGCAGGTTCTGATGAGGAGAATGCCTGTGGTGGACCTGCCGCTCGGAGCCACAGAGGACAGGGTTGTAGGCTCTCTGGATGTGGAGCGCGCGATAAAGGAGGGGATAAAGGCGCTGGAGCCTGGGATACTGGCTGCAGCAAACAGGGGCATTTTATACATAGATGAGGTGAACCTTCTCGACGACCATGTCGCTGATGTTCTTCTAGATGCAGCGGCAATGGGGGTGAACATCGTCGAGAGGGAGGGGGTGTCGGTTGCGCACCCATCGAGGTTCATGCTCGTCGGCACCATGAACCCTGAGGAGGGTGAGATCCGTCCGCAGCTTCTCGACCGCTTCGGCCTCCAGGTCAACGTCGAGGTTATCTCAGATGTCGATCTCAGAGTTGAGATCGCAAAGAGGGCCGAACGTTTTGAATCCGATCCTGAGGCGTTCATCTCGGAGTGGAGCGATGAGCAGAACCTCCTGCGCGAGAGGATCCGCAGGGCTAAGCAGATGCTTCCAGGGGTCGTGATGGACGACTCTCTCCTGAGGCTCATAGCCCGGACATGCATCGAGATGGGGGTCAGAACTCACAGGGCTGAGATAGTCACTGCCAGAACTGCCAGGACAATAGCTGCATTCGAGGGCAGGAACGATGTCACGGAGGAGGATGTGAGGAGGGCGATGATCCTGGCGCTGCCCCACAGGATGAGGAGCAAGCCCTTCGAGCCGCCATCGATGGCCCAGGAGAAGCTCGAGCAGGCGATCTCAAAACACCAGGAGCAGAAACACCAGCAGAAGCATCAGCATGAACACCACCACGAGCATCACGATACACCACAGGAGGAAAGCTCTGAGGCCCCCAGCGAGCAGCCAGAATCAACGCCTGATGAGAGGGTCTTCGAGATAGGCTCCCCGATAGATGTGAGACAGCTCAGGAACAGCCTGAGGCGCGACAGGGTGCTGAGAAGGATGCCCAGGGGACGAAGGGTGAGCAGTCTGAGCATGCGCAGATCTGGCAGATACCTGAGATCAAAATTGCCCGTGGACGGGAAGGACATCGCATTCGATGCGACGATCAGGGCGGCTGCACCCTACCAGCACCTGCGCGAGAGAAGGTTCGCGGTGAGCATCCTCCCGCAGGATATAAGGGAGAAGGAGCGGGTCAGGAAGACATCTGCCACGGTGCTGTTCGTGGTCGATGCTAGCGGCTCCATGGGCGCGATGCGCCGGATGGAGAGTGCAAAGGGCGCAGTCCTCTCGCTGCTCATGGAATCCTACCAGAAGAGGGACAGGATAGGAATGGTTGCATTCAGGGGGAACGATGCAGATCTTCTCCTCCCCCCGTGCTCCAGCGTCGATCTGGCGCTGAAACGGCTCTCAGAGCTTCCTACCGGCGGCAGGACTCCGCTCTCTGCAGGACTCTCAAAGGCTCTAAGGGTCATACAGGGTGAGCTGAGGAAGAACAGGGAGATCAGGCCGATGATGGTGCTCATATCTGACGGGCGGGCGAACGTCTCGATCTCAGGGGACCCGAAGAGGGAGATCGTTCAGCTCGCCGAGGAGGCGAGGAGGCTCGGGGTCCATACCGTTGTCATAGACACAGAGGTCGTGGGGTCATCGTTCATGGAGATGAGGCTGGGATACTGCAGGGACCTCGCAGAGGCAGCCGGTGGCAGATACTATCCCATCACCGACATCACGCCTGAATCCCTAAGCAGGATCGTGGAGCAGGAGCATCTGGGTCTGTTCCAGGGAAGCTGA